Proteins encoded in a region of the Zea mays cultivar B73 chromosome 4, Zm-B73-REFERENCE-NAM-5.0, whole genome shotgun sequence genome:
- the LOC542583 gene encoding NADP-dependent glyceraldehyde-3-phosphate dehydrogenase, which yields MALAGTGVFAEILDSEVYRYYADGEWRSSASGKSVAIVNPTTRKTQYRVQACTQEEVNKAMDAAKVAQKAWARTPLWKRAELLHKAAAILKEHKAPIAECLVKEIAKPAKDAVSEVVRSGDLVSYTAEEGVRILGEGKLLVSDSFPGNERNKYCLSSKIPLGVVLAIPPFNYPVNLAVSKIGPALIAGNALVLKPPTQGAVAALHMVHCFHLAGFPKGLISCVTGKGSEIGDFLTMHPGVNCISFTGGDTGIAISKKAGMVPLQMELGGKDACIVLEDADLDLVSANIVKGGFSYSGQRCTAVKVVLIMESIADAVVQKVNAKLAKLKVGPPEDDSDITPVVTESSANFIEGLVMDAKEKGATFCQEYRREGNLIWPLLLDHVRPDMRIAWEEPFGPVLPVIRINSVEEGIHHCNASNFGLQGCIFTRDINKAILISDAMETGTVQINSAPARGPDHFPFQGLKDSGIGSQGITNSINMMTKVKSTVINLPSPSYTMG from the exons ATGGCGCTGGCGGGGACGGGGGTGTTCGCGGAGATCCTGGACAGCGAGGTGTACAGGTACTACGCCGACGGGGAGTGGCGCAGCTCCGCCTCCGGCAAGTCCGTCGCCATCGTCAACCCCACCACCCGCAAGACGCAGTACAGGGTGCAAG CATGCACGCAGGAGGAGGTGAACAAGGCGATGGACGCGGCCAAGGTCGCGCAGAAGGCATGGGCCCGGACGCCGCTGTGGAAGCGTGCGGAGCTCCTCCACAAGGCGGCCGCGATCCTCAAGGAGCACAAGGCCCCCATCGCCGAGTGCCTTGTCAAGGAGATAGCCAAGCCGGCCAAGGATGCCGTTTCTGAG GTTGTCCGGTCTGGGGATTTGGTGTCGTACACAGCTGAGGAGGGTGTGCGGATACTCGGGGAGGGCAAGCTGCTTGTTTCGGATAGCTTCCCTGGTAATGAACGAAACAAGTACTGTCTGAGCTCCAAG ATACCCCTTGGAGTAGTTTTGGCAATCCCGCCGTTCAACTATCCTGTCAACTTAGCAGTTTCTAAGATTGGCCCAGCACTAATTGCAGGCAATGCTCTTGTGCTAAAGCCTCCAACTCAG GGCGCTGTGGCTGCACTTCATATGGTACACTGCTTCCACCTGGCTGGTTTCCCGAAAGGTTTGATCAGTTGTGTGACTGGGAAGGGTTCTGAAATAGGAGATTTTCTTACAATGCATCCTGGAGTCAACTGCATAAG TTTTACTGGTGGCGATACTGGTATAGCCATTTCAAAGAAGGCTGGAATGGTCCCTCTTCAGATGGAGCTTGGGGGAAAAGATGCTTGCATTGTGCTAGAGGATGCAGATCTGGATTTGGTTTCCGCAAATATAGTAAAGGGTGGCTTCTCATACAG TGGCCAGAGGTGCACTGCTGTCAAAGTAGTGCTGATCATGGAATCGATTGCTGATGCTGTGGTACAGAAGGTTAATGCCAAGTTGGCGAAACTGAAAGTTGGCCCACCTGAGGACGACTCTGATATCACCCCGGTTGTAACAGAATCCTCAGCCAACTTCATCGAGGGTCTGGTGATGGATGCAAAGGAGAAAGGAGCAACTTTCTGCCAGGAGTACAGGAGAGAAGGCAACCTTATCTGGCCGTTGCTGCTGGATCATGTCCGCCCTGACATGAGGATCGCATGGGAGGAGCCTTTTGGGCCTGTCTTGCCTGTGATTAGGATTAACTCAGTTGAGGAAGGCATCCACCATTGCAATGCCAGTAATTTCGGCCTACAG GGATGCATTTTTACAAGAGACATCAACAAGGCAATCCTGATCAGTGATGCAATGGAGACTGGAACTGTGCAGATCAACTCTGCACCGGCTCGTGGGCCTGATCATTTCCCCTTCCAG ggACTGAAAGACAGTGGCATTGGGTCCCAGGGGATAACAAACAGCATTAACATGATGACCAAGGTGAAGAGCACTGTCATAAACCTGCCGTCACCATCCTACACCATGGGCTGA